A stretch of Haladaptatus cibarius D43 DNA encodes these proteins:
- a CDS encoding uracil-DNA glycosylase family protein: MQNVTDRISNPFGMRPPCQHECVPGGTCAVFGYGDANADFHLVGDHPGVHGGNETNVPFTGTEVGEKLQPVLNDVGLLGDAYGDEPAIRNLFMSYLHMCCLPGGREPTPAEYGDMERFFDAELRAIAAHILLPVGEKATQHVFWEFTAQAGKYGFDGGTPDMTALHAEEIKGRGFLVVPVRDPREWEDGDAEKLEARLDTILAGDYQQTVDLGRFMPDDDPYEVR; the protein is encoded by the coding sequence ACGGACAGAATCAGCAACCCGTTCGGAATGCGACCGCCCTGTCAGCATGAATGTGTCCCCGGCGGAACCTGTGCGGTGTTCGGCTATGGCGATGCGAACGCGGATTTTCACCTCGTTGGCGACCACCCCGGCGTCCACGGTGGCAACGAAACGAACGTCCCGTTCACCGGAACAGAAGTCGGTGAGAAACTCCAGCCAGTGCTGAACGACGTTGGCCTGCTCGGCGACGCCTACGGCGACGAACCGGCAATTCGGAACCTGTTCATGAGCTACCTCCACATGTGTTGTCTGCCGGGTGGCCGAGAACCGACTCCGGCGGAGTACGGCGACATGGAGCGGTTTTTCGACGCCGAACTCAGGGCGATTGCGGCCCACATCCTGCTCCCGGTTGGCGAGAAGGCAACCCAACACGTCTTCTGGGAGTTCACCGCGCAAGCCGGAAAGTACGGATTCGACGGCGGAACACCTGATATGACGGCGCTTCACGCAGAGGAAATCAAAGGACGGGGTTTTCTCGTCGTGCCAGTGCGTGACCCACGCGAGTGGGAGGACGGAGACGCGGAAAAGCTTGAAGCGCGACTAGACACGATTCTTGCCGGAGACTACCAACAGACGGTGGATTTGGGTCGGTTCATGCCGGACGACGACCCCTACGAGGTTCGGTAA
- a CDS encoding DUF7576 family protein — protein sequence MTDADNEEFQPCANCGTVVNIVEHHPTVVVKYGATANDIERVTLHFCSEDCLDEWTGPFLD from the coding sequence ATGACCGACGCTGACAACGAGGAGTTTCAACCCTGTGCCAACTGCGGAACGGTGGTGAATATCGTGGAGCATCATCCGACGGTCGTCGTGAAATACGGTGCGACGGCAAACGACATCGAACGGGTGACGCTTCATTTCTGTAGCGAAGACTGTCTGGACGAATGGACGGGACCGTTTCTGGACTGA
- a CDS encoding DUF7344 domain-containing protein, which translates to MSVSSDSSPVDEFESAVEDRPEPLSRDKIFHILQTQRRRDALRYLKDTDGPIEMRDLAEQVAAWENDTTVRKLSSNERQRVYIALYQSHLPKLDNEGIIDYNKSRGIVERGPLADQFDPYLNAPGEVTDENKTDEDTRDGSDDTELPWLRYYRRLTAVGIALVSSAWVGVRPFSLVPDLVWGALLVSAFGALSLAQILTGDS; encoded by the coding sequence ATGAGCGTGAGCAGCGACTCATCACCGGTAGACGAGTTCGAAAGTGCGGTCGAAGACCGACCGGAACCGCTGTCGCGCGACAAAATCTTCCACATCCTCCAGACACAGCGCCGCCGGGACGCACTTCGCTATCTCAAGGACACCGACGGCCCCATCGAAATGCGCGACCTCGCAGAACAGGTCGCGGCGTGGGAAAACGACACGACGGTGCGAAAACTCTCCTCCAACGAGCGCCAGCGCGTATACATCGCGCTGTATCAATCGCACCTCCCAAAACTCGACAACGAAGGCATCATCGACTATAACAAAAGTCGGGGAATCGTCGAACGCGGCCCGCTGGCCGACCAGTTCGACCCCTATCTCAACGCCCCCGGCGAAGTCACAGACGAGAACAAAACCGACGAGGATACGAGAGACGGTTCAGACGACACCGAACTGCCGTGGCTTCGATACTACCGACGTCTCACGGCGGTCGGAATCGCACTCGTGTCTTCGGCGTGGGTTGGCGTCCGACCGTTCTCGCTCGTCCCCGATCTCGTTTGGGGCGCACTCCTCGTTTCGGCGTTCGGGGCGCTCTCGCTCGCACAGATTCTAACAGGCGATTCGTAA
- a CDS encoding MBL fold metallo-hydrolase, with protein MNRIRLGNTEFEGENSVYVLGTAAGEPTTLIDTSVRTPETLDALRSGLADYGQSLADVEQVVLTHWHPDHAGLAGTVQEESDATVFVHEADAALVAQEDEAWNAFEARQRTLLREWGLPEPIQKAVLATAEKVGRLDGPAPTIERLSAGDELDCGTTLETVHLPGHTEGLVGFAFDGDAGRELFSGDALLPDITPNVGGADVRLDNPLAAYLDTLSHFIDSDYDRVWPGHGDVMETPAERARKIRTHHRERAGNILDVLTDHGSANPWSIARHLFGQLDGIHVLHGPGEAYAHLEHLAESDAVRRVENEYELVERPDLDALFGEVTAVSP; from the coding sequence GTGAATCGGATTCGACTCGGAAACACGGAGTTCGAGGGGGAAAATAGCGTCTACGTACTCGGCACCGCGGCGGGCGAACCGACGACGCTCATCGACACGAGCGTGAGAACGCCCGAAACCCTCGACGCGCTCCGGTCGGGACTGGCCGACTACGGCCAGTCCCTTGCGGACGTAGAACAGGTCGTCCTCACCCACTGGCACCCCGACCACGCCGGGCTCGCCGGAACAGTACAGGAAGAAAGTGATGCGACGGTGTTCGTTCACGAGGCCGACGCGGCACTGGTGGCCCAGGAGGACGAGGCGTGGAACGCGTTCGAAGCGCGCCAGCGAACCCTCCTCCGCGAGTGGGGCCTTCCGGAGCCGATTCAAAAAGCGGTGTTGGCGACGGCGGAGAAGGTCGGCCGACTCGACGGCCCGGCACCCACCATCGAGCGACTTTCGGCGGGCGACGAACTCGACTGTGGCACCACACTCGAAACGGTTCACCTTCCGGGGCACACCGAGGGTCTCGTCGGCTTTGCCTTCGACGGTGACGCAGGACGGGAACTGTTCTCCGGGGACGCCCTCCTCCCCGACATCACGCCGAACGTCGGCGGTGCCGACGTTCGACTCGACAATCCACTGGCCGCGTATCTGGACACACTTTCCCATTTCATCGATTCCGATTACGACCGCGTGTGGCCGGGCCACGGCGACGTGATGGAAACCCCCGCCGAACGAGCGCGGAAAATTCGAACGCACCACCGCGAGCGTGCGGGCAACATTCTCGACGTGCTGACTGACCACGGGTCGGCCAACCCGTGGTCGATTGCTAGACACCTGTTCGGACAACTCGACGGCATCCACGTCCTCCACGGGCCGGGCGAAGCCTACGCCCACCTCGAACATCTCGCGGAATCGGACGCAGTCCGCCGCGTCGAAAACGAGTACGAACTGGTCGAGCGCCCGGATTTGGACGCGCTGTTCGGGGAAGTCACGGCGGTCAGTCCATAG
- a CDS encoding sugar ABC transporter permease, with protein MSADGISGKLAEDVKHVLGAPVRAGETVRYTIVGLQNGDVPPRRVVAKVLATSSALLMIGALLFPIYWIFLASLSGDGGSLYSSSGIRLWPKNPSPDAYLWVLGGMEIPSTEIAIGLLDYEIALNTPGISTTVDCAQYGGCSDFPVFLWNSLTVAIPTVILTMCIVVPAAYALSRRKFIFRSKILYGYVLFTQVGGGLGVAALIALYATFVQVGLDNSKLALSAYYAATAVPFNTWLLKTYMDSIPTSYEEAAMMDGASSWRIVWEIILPLSKAGLATVLVFSFLAGWTEFIVAQLLLDADKYTLPVGLYSLVGKYSTPWARFSAFALTFATPIMLVYLFAQRYIESGLSFGGMEG; from the coding sequence ATGAGCGCCGACGGCATTTCAGGAAAACTAGCCGAGGACGTGAAACACGTCCTCGGCGCGCCGGTTCGCGCCGGGGAGACGGTTCGGTACACCATCGTCGGCCTGCAAAACGGCGACGTTCCGCCGCGACGAGTGGTCGCGAAAGTCCTCGCCACCTCATCCGCACTGTTGATGATTGGCGCACTCCTGTTCCCGATTTACTGGATTTTCCTCGCCTCGCTGTCGGGCGACGGCGGGTCGCTGTACTCGTCCAGCGGGATTCGTCTCTGGCCGAAAAATCCGTCGCCGGACGCTTACCTCTGGGTTCTCGGCGGGATGGAAATTCCGAGCACGGAAATCGCCATCGGTCTGCTCGATTACGAAATCGCGCTGAACACGCCGGGCATCTCGACCACCGTGGACTGTGCCCAGTACGGTGGCTGTTCGGACTTCCCGGTGTTCCTCTGGAACAGCCTCACGGTTGCGATTCCGACGGTCATCTTGACGATGTGCATCGTCGTTCCGGCGGCCTACGCGCTGTCGCGCCGGAAGTTCATCTTCCGCTCGAAAATCCTGTACGGCTACGTCCTGTTCACGCAGGTCGGCGGCGGGCTGGGCGTCGCCGCGCTCATCGCGCTGTACGCCACGTTCGTTCAAGTCGGACTGGACAACAGCAAACTCGCGCTGTCGGCGTACTACGCGGCGACTGCCGTGCCGTTCAATACGTGGCTGTTGAAGACGTACATGGACAGCATCCCGACCTCCTACGAGGAGGCGGCGATGATGGACGGCGCGTCCTCGTGGCGCATCGTGTGGGAAATCATCCTCCCGCTGTCGAAGGCCGGACTGGCCACCGTGCTGGTGTTCAGCTTCCTCGCTGGATGGACGGAGTTCATCGTCGCGCAACTCCTGCTCGACGCGGACAAGTACACGCTTCCGGTGGGACTCTACAGCCTCGTCGGCAAGTATTCGACGCCGTGGGCGCGGTTCTCGGCCTTTGCGCTGACCTTCGCCACGCCCATCATGCTGGTGTATCTGTTCGCACAACGGTACATCGAGAGCGGCCTGTCCTTCGGCGGCATGGAAGGGTAA
- a CDS encoding carbohydrate ABC transporter permease: protein MSIRSTFSRGAQALENPVFDRDDLPLLLVLPGLFLFSAFMFYPIAYSVYLSFTDATNVTLFSESFSFVGFDNYMQVLFGTPHFTLDLFGYRTQLPINASFWNSMGVSWLFVFTSVTLKIGLSIAIALVLTSEHVVGRRYMRSFIIIPMGLPSIFTITVWRGIFSNAQYGLANQLLEIINLQPILWLDERWTAFLAYNITEAWLAYPFMVIIIVSALQDVPEELHDAAMVDGAGFFNRFLHVTLPSIKRPVLFASILTAAASFQQFLIPFVMNKGGPLRQNELLIVYGYREAFRFDQYGMGAAIMTLTLVVISGFMFLNVKRGRLAEGVNE, encoded by the coding sequence ATGAGTATTCGCTCGACGTTCTCACGCGGCGCGCAAGCGCTCGAAAATCCGGTGTTCGACCGGGACGACCTGCCCTTGCTCCTCGTACTGCCAGGGCTGTTTCTGTTCTCGGCGTTCATGTTCTACCCAATCGCGTACTCGGTGTACCTCTCGTTCACCGACGCGACGAACGTGACGCTGTTCAGCGAGTCCTTTTCGTTCGTCGGATTCGACAACTACATGCAGGTGTTGTTCGGCACGCCGCATTTCACCCTCGACCTGTTCGGCTATCGAACGCAACTCCCCATCAACGCGAGTTTCTGGAACTCGATGGGCGTCTCGTGGCTGTTCGTGTTCACGAGCGTGACGCTCAAAATCGGGCTGAGCATCGCTATCGCGCTCGTCCTGACCAGCGAACACGTCGTCGGTCGGCGCTACATGCGCTCGTTCATCATCATCCCGATGGGCCTGCCGTCCATCTTCACCATCACCGTCTGGCGCGGCATCTTCAGCAACGCTCAGTACGGGTTGGCGAACCAACTGCTCGAAATAATCAACCTTCAGCCAATCCTCTGGCTCGACGAACGCTGGACGGCGTTCCTCGCCTACAACATCACGGAAGCGTGGCTGGCCTACCCGTTCATGGTCATCATCATCGTGAGTGCCTTGCAGGACGTTCCTGAGGAACTCCACGACGCGGCGATGGTTGACGGCGCGGGATTCTTCAATCGATTCCTGCATGTCACGCTCCCGTCCATCAAACGGCCCGTCCTCTTCGCGTCGATTCTGACGGCGGCGGCGTCGTTCCAACAGTTCCTCATCCCGTTCGTGATGAACAAGGGCGGCCCGCTCCGCCAGAACGAACTGCTCATCGTCTACGGCTATCGTGAAGCGTTTCGCTTCGACCAGTACGGTATGGGTGCCGCCATCATGACGCTGACGCTCGTCGTCATCAGCGGCTTCATGTTTCTGAACGTGAAGCGCGGCCGCCTCGCGGAGGGGGTCAACGAATGA
- a CDS encoding extracellular solute-binding protein, whose product MSYPRRRFIQTGGALAGATLAGCISVNDDNSGDDTSGDGSGNGDSSGATAQLWHARSKGPKKNLEENVGTFKSETNHTIQLSEISELEKKLENAIPAGKGPHMFQWAHDWVGEYQGIDFLSDQKSNLSVDLESTYTDAAAKAVQFNGEVLGLPWAAETVSLLYNKELVDEPPETVADMQSIMDDHHDPGNGKYGLSFPIDPYFISGYVQAFGGFYYDEQNDELGLTNEKTLQGFRFVRDKLVKYIPKDHAYDPQAAVFNEGNAPFAINGPWFLGTVRDSDLDVGVAPLPKPDGGEPKPYTTVKMWYFSKKMNDGGKSAEAARKFAEWHTTNTDVLSALADQHGFIPVHQDLAGSDELSAATKAYSQTVQMGEPIPTHKHMASVWDPLKNAFTKVAKGNQDAKPAFQQAEKTIKQNWD is encoded by the coding sequence ATGTCATACCCACGGCGACGATTCATCCAAACTGGCGGTGCATTGGCTGGTGCAACCTTGGCTGGCTGTATCAGCGTAAACGACGATAATTCGGGCGACGACACGTCAGGAGACGGTTCGGGGAATGGCGATTCCTCCGGTGCAACTGCGCAACTCTGGCACGCGCGCTCGAAAGGACCGAAAAAGAATCTCGAAGAAAACGTCGGGACGTTCAAGAGCGAGACGAACCACACGATACAACTCTCCGAGATTTCGGAACTGGAAAAGAAGTTGGAGAACGCGATTCCGGCGGGCAAAGGCCCCCACATGTTTCAGTGGGCACACGACTGGGTCGGCGAGTATCAGGGAATCGACTTCCTCTCCGACCAGAAGAGCAACCTGTCCGTTGACCTCGAATCGACGTACACGGACGCCGCCGCGAAGGCGGTCCAGTTCAACGGCGAAGTTCTCGGTCTCCCGTGGGCCGCGGAGACGGTCAGCCTGCTCTACAACAAGGAACTGGTGGACGAACCGCCGGAGACGGTAGCCGACATGCAGTCCATCATGGACGACCATCACGACCCCGGCAACGGAAAGTACGGCCTCTCGTTCCCCATCGACCCGTACTTCATCAGCGGCTACGTGCAGGCCTTCGGCGGATTCTACTACGACGAACAGAACGACGAACTCGGTCTGACGAACGAAAAGACGCTGCAGGGATTCCGCTTCGTTCGCGACAAACTGGTGAAATACATCCCGAAAGACCACGCTTACGACCCGCAGGCAGCGGTGTTCAACGAGGGTAACGCCCCGTTCGCAATCAACGGACCGTGGTTCCTCGGCACCGTCCGTGATTCCGATCTCGATGTCGGCGTTGCGCCGCTTCCGAAACCGGACGGTGGAGAGCCGAAACCGTACACGACGGTTAAGATGTGGTACTTCTCGAAGAAGATGAACGACGGCGGAAAGAGCGCCGAGGCGGCGCGAAAATTCGCCGAGTGGCACACCACGAACACGGACGTTCTCTCCGCGCTCGCCGACCAACACGGATTTATTCCGGTTCATCAAGACCTCGCCGGGAGCGACGAACTGTCTGCTGCGACTAAAGCGTACTCTCAGACAGTCCAGATGGGCGAACCCATTCCGACGCACAAGCACATGGCGAGCGTTTGGGACCCACTCAAAAACGCCTTCACCAAGGTTGCCAAGGGCAATCAGGACGCCAAACCGGCGTTCCAGCAGGCCGAGAAGACTATCAAACAGAACTGGGACTAA
- a CDS encoding ABC transporter ATP-binding protein → MANLRLKNLRKEFDRGQIVAVDDLNLDIEDGEFVTLVGPSGCGKTTTLRMIAGLERATSGNIYIGDDDVTNVHAKNRDVAMVFQNYALYPHKTVEENMSFGLRMSTDLSKDERYERVYEAAEMMGIEDLLDDKPDELSGGQKQRVALGRAIVREPDIFLFDEPLSNLDAKLRTTMRTEIQRIQQELGITAVYVTHDQEEAMTMGDRIVILRDGELQQMGAPTTVYENPTNSFVGGFVGSPSMNFIDVRATNDSGEIVLRDGEGDFSCRLSSSFSGRIENTNEQFTVGIRPEDVFPATGEERNVLETTVEVVEPIGSDNYLYLDLTEDFIARVDSDVEPSPGDRIQVTFAEDDVHVFDSENGKVVSDEKETAKASV, encoded by the coding sequence ATGGCAAATCTTCGGCTAAAGAATCTCAGAAAGGAGTTCGACCGTGGCCAAATCGTCGCGGTGGACGACCTGAACCTCGACATCGAGGATGGCGAGTTCGTCACCCTCGTCGGCCCGTCGGGGTGTGGAAAGACGACGACCCTCAGGATGATTGCTGGACTGGAACGCGCCACCTCCGGTAACATCTACATCGGCGACGACGACGTGACCAACGTTCACGCGAAAAACCGCGACGTGGCGATGGTGTTCCAGAACTACGCGCTCTATCCGCACAAAACCGTCGAGGAAAATATGTCGTTCGGCCTGCGGATGAGCACCGACCTCTCGAAAGACGAGCGCTACGAGCGCGTCTACGAGGCCGCCGAGATGATGGGCATCGAGGATTTGTTGGACGACAAACCCGACGAACTCTCCGGTGGGCAAAAACAGCGCGTCGCCCTCGGCCGCGCAATCGTGCGCGAACCCGACATCTTCCTGTTCGACGAACCGCTAAGCAACCTCGACGCGAAACTTCGCACCACAATGCGCACCGAAATCCAGCGCATCCAACAGGAACTCGGGATTACCGCGGTGTACGTCACGCACGACCAAGAGGAGGCGATGACGATGGGCGACCGAATCGTCATCCTCCGCGACGGCGAACTCCAACAGATGGGCGCGCCGACCACTGTCTACGAAAATCCAACGAACAGTTTCGTCGGCGGATTCGTCGGGTCGCCGAGCATGAACTTCATCGACGTTCGCGCGACCAACGATTCCGGCGAAATCGTGCTCAGAGATGGCGAAGGCGACTTTTCCTGTCGCCTCTCGTCTTCTTTCTCCGGGCGAATCGAAAACACGAACGAGCAGTTCACGGTCGGTATCCGCCCCGAGGACGTGTTCCCTGCAACAGGCGAGGAACGAAACGTCCTCGAAACGACGGTGGAAGTCGTGGAGCCAATCGGGAGCGACAACTACCTCTACCTCGACCTCACCGAGGATTTCATCGCCCGCGTCGATTCCGACGTGGAACCCTCCCCGGGCGATAGGATTCAGGTAACGTTTGCAGAAGACGATGTGCACGTCTTCGACAGCGAGAACGGGAAAGTCGTGAGCGACGAGAAAGAAACCGCGAAAGCGTCGGTCTGA
- a CDS encoding glycoside hydrolase family 15 protein, which yields MTLRDTLADYKRHRGSATRFPGERRTPAGRFSGLDARLVHVAPDGSLRDYSYPLSGQHGIDRSRFGIRCDGETSWFDSDEIASTQRYDGETALVVTEHEANDWSVTQYDLTISDAHVTHFVSDGFPVESTELVAYLGFVPDGRDDRIGQLRHGDVIELFHADEHDYLATSPVPEEIHGQVPTDFASLVSDRATEVPQTDEAGRYEESRLSGELVVPVTLNGDEDDEGTTLVSLLVDRDETSREVALDRIRELTAQFDSAEEIQTAAAEQVPKRPNTPETEAVVSDLRVLSLLSAETGARIAGPDFDPFYAYSGGYGYTWFRDDAEISRFLLASDSHFDLSLSDWHARSAQFYCDTQREDGTWPHRVWPRDGTIAPGWANARVEAGDGADYQADQTGSVIAFLANYLRDGDMDSELESNIRKTLDSALGGLDDTLESDGLPVHCQNAWENMTGRFAHTAATYLEAYAALAGAPLDTKLRERAKSQAEAVLSGLDNLWTGEFYALRLDDGEIDARLDSSALALAGAHRAYSRVADLDAEQVDRLVSHTESVLDGLWRDPTESDVRGLARFDEDDWRKREQAESKIWTVSTAWGANAAGELAHLLSARDDARADEFARRSRELLSLLLPDGPLCADSGYLPEQFFDVGAADSATPLGWPHAIRLATVASLDEQDVLEAEEAKTALD from the coding sequence ATGACGCTCCGCGACACCCTCGCAGACTACAAGCGCCATCGCGGGAGTGCAACACGCTTCCCCGGTGAGCGCAGGACGCCTGCAGGCCGGTTTTCCGGTCTTGACGCCCGACTCGTTCACGTTGCCCCGGACGGTTCGCTCCGCGACTACTCCTATCCCCTGTCCGGACAGCACGGAATCGACCGCTCCCGGTTCGGGATTCGCTGCGACGGCGAGACGTCGTGGTTCGACAGCGACGAAATCGCCTCGACACAGCGATACGACGGCGAAACAGCGCTCGTCGTCACCGAACACGAGGCAAACGACTGGTCGGTGACGCAATACGATTTGACGATTTCGGACGCTCACGTCACGCACTTCGTTTCGGATGGTTTCCCCGTCGAATCCACCGAACTGGTCGCCTACCTCGGTTTCGTCCCCGACGGCCGTGACGACCGAATCGGCCAATTGCGACACGGCGACGTAATCGAACTGTTCCACGCCGACGAACACGATTACCTCGCAACCAGCCCTGTACCGGAAGAAATCCACGGGCAGGTGCCGACCGACTTCGCCTCTCTCGTCTCCGACCGGGCAACAGAAGTTCCGCAGACCGACGAGGCCGGACGATACGAGGAGAGCAGACTGAGCGGCGAACTCGTCGTTCCGGTCACGCTGAATGGCGACGAAGACGACGAAGGCACGACCCTCGTTTCGCTTCTCGTAGACCGCGACGAAACGTCGCGTGAAGTCGCTCTCGACCGTATTCGAGAACTCACAGCGCAATTCGACTCGGCCGAGGAAATTCAGACCGCCGCGGCGGAGCAGGTTCCGAAACGTCCCAACACGCCCGAAACCGAAGCCGTCGTTTCCGACCTGCGTGTCCTCTCGCTCCTTTCGGCTGAAACCGGTGCGCGAATCGCCGGGCCGGATTTCGACCCGTTCTACGCCTACTCCGGCGGGTACGGCTACACGTGGTTCCGTGACGATGCGGAAATATCGCGCTTCCTTCTCGCGTCCGACAGTCACTTCGACCTCTCGCTTTCGGACTGGCACGCCCGGAGCGCGCAGTTCTACTGCGACACCCAACGCGAGGATGGAACGTGGCCTCACCGCGTTTGGCCGCGCGACGGCACCATCGCCCCCGGATGGGCCAACGCCCGCGTCGAAGCAGGCGACGGCGCGGATTATCAGGCCGACCAGACGGGAAGCGTCATCGCGTTCCTCGCAAACTATCTCCGTGACGGTGACATGGATTCGGAACTCGAATCCAACATTCGGAAGACCCTCGACTCCGCTCTCGGCGGACTGGACGACACCCTCGAATCGGACGGGTTGCCGGTTCACTGCCAGAACGCGTGGGAGAACATGACCGGGCGATTCGCCCACACCGCCGCGACGTACCTCGAAGCCTACGCCGCACTTGCAGGTGCGCCCCTCGACACAAAACTCAGAGAGCGCGCGAAATCGCAGGCGGAAGCAGTTCTGTCCGGACTCGACAATCTCTGGACGGGCGAATTTTACGCACTTCGACTGGACGACGGTGAGATTGATGCTCGCCTCGATTCGAGCGCCCTCGCGCTCGCTGGCGCACATCGCGCCTACTCCCGAGTTGCCGACCTCGATGCAGAGCAGGTTGACCGCCTCGTTTCCCACACCGAATCCGTTCTGGATGGACTCTGGCGCGACCCAACGGAAAGCGACGTTCGCGGCCTCGCGCGATTCGACGAGGACGATTGGCGAAAGCGCGAGCAGGCTGAATCGAAAATCTGGACGGTTTCGACCGCTTGGGGTGCCAATGCCGCGGGGGAACTCGCCCATCTGCTGTCGGCGCGCGACGACGCGCGCGCCGACGAGTTCGCGCGCCGATCGCGCGAACTCCTCTCGCTTCTCCTGCCCGACGGCCCGCTCTGTGCCGATTCCGGCTATCTGCCCGAGCAGTTCTTCGACGTGGGTGCCGCGGACAGCGCGACACCGCTCGGATGGCCGCACGCGATTCGACTGGCGACGGTGGCGTCGCTGGACGAACAGGATGTACTGGAAGCAGAAGAAGCGAAAACGGCGCTGGACTGA